A window of Solidesulfovibrio carbinoliphilus subsp. oakridgensis genomic DNA:
GGCCACATGGCGTAAAAGAGGTTCGAGGCCAGGTAGCCCTCTTCGAGCATGTGCTGGATGAAGCAGGCCTTCATGGCCTGGGCCTGGGCGTGGCCGAAGCTGAAATGGCCCATGGGCGGCAGGCCGCCGACCTGGATGTCCAGGCCGTGGGCCAGGGCCGCCTCGCGCCATCCCCGCTGGACCAGGGAGCCGATCCGGGCCAGGTGGGCCGGCACGTCCAGGCGCTCGAACTTGTCGATGACCGCCAGGGCGGCGCTCGGCCCGATCCGTTCGGTCCAGTAGGTGCTGCTGATAAACGTCTTCTGGGTCGAGCGCATGACCGCCTCGCGGCCGAGGATGGCGGCCATGGGATAGCCGTTGCCGAGAGCCTTGGAAAAGACCGCCATGTCGGGGGAAACCCCGCCCACGACCAAATGGGCCCCGCCGGTGGTCAGGCGAAAGCCGATGGAAATCTCGTCAAAGACCAGCACCGCCCCGGCCGTGTCGGCCAGCCGCCTGACCTGGCCGAGGAAGTCGCCCTCGGGCAGGTCGTTTCGCAGGGGCTCCATGACGATGGCGGCCAGGGAGTCCCCGTGCTCGGCCACGATGCGCGAAAGCTCCTCGATCCGGTTGTAGCGAAACGGCAGGGCCGTGCCGCGAAGTCCCCGGGGGACGCCGGCCGGGGCGAGTCCGGGCAGCAGGTGGCCGTCCAGCGAATCGGTGTCCCCGAGATTGGCCGCCAGGTACCAGTCATGCCAGCCGTGGTAGCCGCAAAAGGCGATCGTGTCCCGGCCGGTGTGGGCCCGGGCGATGCGCACGGCCACGGCCATGGCCTCGCCGCCGGTGCGGGCGAACCGGGCCATACCGGCCCACGGATGCAGCCCGACCAGGCGTTCGGCCAGCTCCACCTCCTCGGGACAGTTGAGGGAACAGCTCGTGCCCGAGGCCACGGCCCGCACGACCGCCTGGTCCACGTCCGGGTCGGCGTAGCCGAGGGCATTGGCCCCGATGCCGCCAAGGCTCATGTCGACGTAGCGGTTGCCGTCCAGGTCCCAGACCTCGGCTCCCGCGGCCCGGGAGAAATACCCCGGCCAGACGCCGAGGGAAAACATGTCCGGCCGCTTGGAGAGCAGTTGCGTCATGCCGGGAATCAGCCGGGAGGCCCGGCGCTGCATGCCGAGGCTGCTGTCGAGGGAAAGAGGGCTTTTGGGCTTGGACATGGTGGTGTTTCCGGGGCGTCGGGCGGCTAGCGGTCCGCCGGCCACAGGCTGGGGTTGGTGACGGACTGCGGGGCCCCGGGCAGGCGGGCCCGCAGGCTGGCCGGCGCGGGCCGGACCCTGGGGGCGGCGGCAAAAGCCGCGTTTGCGGCGATCTGGGCCGGCAGCTCCGCGCCAAGGAGGAGCCCGGCCCCGGCATAGGCGTCCAGGGCGTAGCCAAGGGCCAGTTCGCGAAGGCCAAGGCCCGCCTCCCGGGCCACGCCCGCCGCCGTTCGGACGTATGTTCGGGCCTGGTCCAGGCGCGGCGGCAGGAGGGCCGGGTCGTCGCAGCACAGCAGGCCCTGGAGGAAGACGCTGCGGACGTGGAGCTCCTTGCCGGCCCGGCGGGCGGCCTCGAAAACGCCCGCCCGCTCGAACCGGGCATCGAGCAGGTTCGAGGGGAGCTGGACCAGTGAAATCCCGGCCAGGCCAAGGGCTTGCAAGGCCCGGGCCGGGGCATAGACCGAGACCCCGAGCCGGCCGACCAGGCCCGAAGCGGCCAGTTGCGCCAGGGTGTCGCCCAGTCCCTCGGACCAGCAATCCAGGGCCCCCTCTTCGTGGAGCAGCAAATCGAACCCGGTCCGGCCCAGGCGTCCGGCCGAGGCCTGGACCGCGCCCCGGACCGCGCCGGCGTCCCGGTAGTCGAGCCCCGGCGGCAGCTTGGTGACCACCCGGGCCGCCTCGCCGCCGGCCGACCGGGCCAGGGCCTGCCCCAGGGTCTCCTCGGCGCCGCCGTAGCCCGGGGCGGTGTCGAAGGTCCGGATGCCCCAGGCCAGGGCGGTCCGGACGATCTCCAGGGCCAGGGCCGGGTCCGGCCGGCCGGTGGTGTTCATGACCCCGTAGGGCATGCCGAGCTGGGCCGTGCCGAGGATCAGCCGCGACGCGGCCGTCACGTTCGCTCCGGCCGGTCCGCGGCCACGGATTTGGCATAGCCCTCGTTTCGCGAAATATCCGCGTTCAGGCGGGCGATTTCCGGCTGCCGCGTCACCAACTCCAGCACGTCGCGCCAGGTAAAGGCCGTGCCCCGGGCCGCGAAATGGGCGGCCACCCGCCGGACCATGGCCAGGTCCCGGGGCTCGTCCACGGTCCACCGGTGGTGCGAGAGGTCCTGGCCGGCGGCGAGGCTGGCCA
This region includes:
- a CDS encoding aldo/keto reductase, translated to MTAASRLILGTAQLGMPYGVMNTTGRPDPALALEIVRTALAWGIRTFDTAPGYGGAEETLGQALARSAGGEAARVVTKLPPGLDYRDAGAVRGAVQASAGRLGRTGFDLLLHEEGALDCWSEGLGDTLAQLAASGLVGRLGVSVYAPARALQALGLAGISLVQLPSNLLDARFERAGVFEAARRAGKELHVRSVFLQGLLCCDDPALLPPRLDQARTYVRTAAGVAREAGLGLRELALGYALDAYAGAGLLLGAELPAQIAANAAFAAAPRVRPAPASLRARLPGAPQSVTNPSLWPADR
- a CDS encoding aminotransferase class III-fold pyridoxal phosphate-dependent enzyme, whose amino-acid sequence is MSKPKSPLSLDSSLGMQRRASRLIPGMTQLLSKRPDMFSLGVWPGYFSRAAGAEVWDLDGNRYVDMSLGGIGANALGYADPDVDQAVVRAVASGTSCSLNCPEEVELAERLVGLHPWAGMARFARTGGEAMAVAVRIARAHTGRDTIAFCGYHGWHDWYLAANLGDTDSLDGHLLPGLAPAGVPRGLRGTALPFRYNRIEELSRIVAEHGDSLAAIVMEPLRNDLPEGDFLGQVRRLADTAGAVLVFDEISIGFRLTTGGAHLVVGGVSPDMAVFSKALGNGYPMAAILGREAVMRSTQKTFISSTYWTERIGPSAALAVIDKFERLDVPAHLARIGSLVQRGWREAALAHGLDIQVGGLPPMGHFSFGHAQAQAMKACFIQHMLEEGYLASNLFYAMWPHTEAHVAGYLEAVDKAFAETARVLARGDFEAVLRGRPAQTGFTRLN